From the Nitrobacter hamburgensis X14 genome, one window contains:
- a CDS encoding LL-diaminopimelate aminotransferase, with protein MEEFYRIRRLPPYVFEQVNRAKAAARNAGADIIDLGMGNPDLPTPPHVIKKLKETLGKPKTDRYSASRGITGLRKAQAGYYARRFGVKLNPDTQIVATLGSKEGFANVAQAITAPGDVVLCPNPSYPIHAFGFLMAGGVIRSVPSAPTPDFFAACERAIIHSIPKPIALIVCYPSNPTAQIASLDFYKDLVAFAKKHEIFILSDLAYSEVYFDDNPPPSVLQVPGAIDVTVEFTSMSKTFSMAGWRIGFAVGNERIIAALARVKSYLDYGAFTPVQVAATAALNGSDACIREMRETYRKRRDTLVESFGRAGWVIPPPQASMFAWAPLPEKFRDLGSMQFATLMVEKSGVVVSPGVAFGEHGEGYVRIAMVENEQRIRQAARGVRHFLESGIETLHNVVPLANRR; from the coding sequence ATGGAAGAGTTTTATCGTATCCGCCGTCTGCCGCCTTACGTGTTCGAACAGGTCAACCGCGCCAAGGCGGCCGCACGGAACGCCGGAGCCGATATCATCGACCTCGGCATGGGCAACCCGGATCTGCCGACGCCGCCCCATGTCATCAAGAAGCTCAAGGAGACCCTGGGCAAGCCCAAGACCGACCGCTATTCGGCCTCGCGCGGCATTACCGGCCTGCGCAAGGCGCAAGCGGGCTACTATGCCCGCCGTTTCGGGGTGAAACTCAATCCCGACACGCAGATCGTGGCCACGCTCGGCTCCAAGGAAGGCTTTGCCAACGTCGCTCAGGCGATCACCGCGCCGGGCGATGTCGTGCTGTGTCCGAATCCGAGCTACCCGATTCACGCATTCGGCTTTTTGATGGCGGGCGGCGTGATCCGCTCGGTGCCTTCAGCACCGACGCCGGATTTCTTCGCCGCCTGCGAGCGCGCGATCATCCATTCCATTCCGAAACCGATCGCGCTGATCGTCTGCTACCCGTCGAATCCGACGGCGCAGATCGCAAGCCTCGATTTCTACAAGGACCTCGTGGCATTCGCGAAGAAGCACGAGATTTTCATCCTGTCCGACCTCGCATATTCCGAAGTCTATTTCGACGACAACCCGCCGCCATCGGTGCTGCAGGTGCCCGGCGCGATCGACGTCACCGTGGAGTTCACCTCGATGTCGAAGACGTTCTCGATGGCCGGCTGGCGCATCGGCTTCGCCGTCGGCAACGAACGCATCATCGCGGCGCTCGCACGGGTCAAATCCTATCTCGATTATGGCGCTTTCACGCCCGTGCAGGTGGCGGCCACGGCGGCGCTGAACGGCTCCGATGCCTGCATCCGCGAGATGCGCGAGACCTACCGCAAGCGCCGCGACACGCTGGTGGAATCCTTCGGTCGCGCGGGATGGGTGATCCCGCCGCCTCAGGCCTCGATGTTCGCATGGGCGCCGCTGCCGGAGAAGTTCCGCGATCTCGGCAGCATGCAGTTCGCCACCCTGATGGTCGAAAAATCCGGGGTCGTGGTCTCGCCCGGCGTCGCCTTCGGCGAGCACGGCGAGGGCTATGTCCGCATCGCCATGGTGGAAAACGAGCAGAGAATCCGCCAGGCCGCCCGCGGCGTACGCCACTTCCTTGAAAGCGGCATCGAAACATTGCACAACGTGGTTCCTCTCGCCAACCGGCGATAG
- the argC gene encoding N-acetyl-gamma-glutamyl-phosphate reductase, translating to MTLADTRPKSRASSGQTAATPAVFVDGASGTTGLEIRQRLDRQGDVTVESLADDKRKDPAAKRALMAEVDLVILCLPDDAAKETVALIDGMGASAPKVLDASTAFRVAPDWIYGFPELTPDQADRIKAARKVANPGCYPTGSIALLRPLIDAGLIPPDYPVTINAVSGYSGGGKSMIESFEKGTAPAFELYGLGFEHKHLPETQKYANLTRRPIFAPSVGDYRQGMLVSIPLHLDTLPGKPDGAALHAALEKRYAGSTYVSVMPLDNTAAKSGRIEPEALNGSNRLELHVFASDKHRQAVLVARLDNLGKGASGAAVQNMRLMLGLPDTGLD from the coding sequence ATGACTCTCGCAGACACCAGGCCGAAAAGTCGCGCTTCGAGCGGCCAGACCGCCGCCACGCCGGCGGTGTTCGTCGACGGTGCGTCGGGAACCACCGGCCTCGAAATCCGCCAACGGCTCGACCGGCAGGGCGATGTCACCGTCGAAAGCCTCGCCGACGACAAGCGGAAGGACCCGGCCGCCAAGCGCGCGCTGATGGCGGAGGTCGATCTCGTGATCCTCTGCCTGCCCGACGACGCGGCGAAGGAGACCGTCGCATTGATCGACGGCATGGGCGCGAGCGCGCCGAAAGTGCTGGACGCCTCGACCGCGTTTCGTGTTGCGCCGGACTGGATCTACGGCTTTCCGGAACTGACGCCGGACCAGGCGGACAGGATCAAGGCGGCGCGCAAGGTCGCGAACCCCGGCTGCTACCCGACCGGATCGATTGCGTTGCTGCGGCCGCTGATCGATGCCGGTTTGATCCCGCCGGATTATCCCGTCACCATCAATGCGGTGAGCGGCTATTCCGGCGGCGGCAAGTCCATGATCGAGAGCTTCGAGAAGGGAACGGCGCCCGCGTTCGAGCTTTATGGTCTCGGCTTCGAGCACAAGCATCTGCCGGAAACGCAGAAGTACGCGAACCTGACGCGGCGGCCGATTTTCGCGCCATCGGTCGGCGACTACCGGCAGGGTATGCTGGTGTCGATACCGCTGCATCTCGATACGTTGCCTGGAAAGCCCGACGGCGCCGCGCTTCATGCGGCGCTGGAGAAACGTTATGCGGGCAGCACCTATGTTTCGGTAATGCCGCTGGACAACACTGCTGCGAAAAGCGGACGGATCGAGCCGGAGGCGCTGAACGGCAGCAACAGGCTCGAGCTTCATGTCTTCGCCAGCGACAAGCACCGGCAGGCCGTTCTGGTCGCGCGGCTCGACAATCTGGGCAAGGGCGCATCCGGCGCGGCGGTGCAGAACATGCGGCTGATGCTGGGTCTGCCGGATACGGGGCTGGACTGA
- the glpX gene encoding class II fructose-bisphosphatase, producing MPTQTSVPPQQVRERLLTLEIVRVTERAAVAAARLRGRGMEKASDQAAVDAMRRELNKLPIDGTVVIGEGEIDEAPMLFIGEKVGNTHGPQLDIAVDPLEGTVLCAKNMPGAIATIAMAERGTLLHAPDCYMDKIGIGPGYPKGTVDLDAPVEENIINLAKAKGVKPTEITAILLDRPRHAAKIAALRKLGAAVTLISDGDVAGVIHTAEPRTGIDIYLGSGGAPEGVLSAAALRCIGGQMQTRLIIDSEALRERTLQMGIMDAKKKYEICDMVKGDCLFAATGVTSGSLLSGVRFRKGVIETDTVVMRSVSGTVRRIKAAHRQLDKFDLD from the coding sequence ATGCCGACACAAACGTCCGTCCCGCCGCAGCAGGTGCGGGAGCGCCTCCTGACGCTCGAGATCGTGCGCGTGACGGAGCGGGCGGCGGTGGCGGCGGCGCGTCTGCGCGGGCGCGGCATGGAAAAGGCGTCCGATCAGGCCGCGGTCGATGCGATGCGGCGCGAACTCAACAAATTGCCGATCGACGGCACGGTCGTGATCGGCGAGGGCGAGATCGACGAGGCGCCGATGCTGTTCATCGGCGAGAAGGTCGGTAACACACACGGCCCGCAGCTCGATATCGCCGTCGATCCGCTCGAGGGCACCGTGCTGTGCGCCAAGAACATGCCGGGCGCGATCGCCACTATCGCGATGGCCGAACGCGGTACGCTGCTTCACGCACCGGACTGCTACATGGACAAGATCGGGATCGGTCCCGGCTATCCGAAGGGCACCGTGGATCTCGACGCGCCGGTAGAAGAGAACATCATCAATCTGGCCAAGGCCAAGGGGGTCAAGCCGACCGAGATCACCGCCATCCTGCTCGACCGGCCCCGCCACGCCGCGAAGATCGCCGCACTCCGCAAGCTCGGCGCCGCGGTGACCCTCATCAGCGACGGCGACGTCGCCGGCGTCATCCACACCGCGGAGCCGCGAACGGGAATCGACATCTATCTCGGCAGCGGCGGCGCGCCGGAAGGCGTGCTGTCGGCGGCGGCGTTGCGCTGCATCGGCGGCCAGATGCAGACCCGTCTCATCATCGACAGCGAGGCGTTGCGCGAGCGGACCCTGCAAATGGGTATCATGGATGCCAAGAAGAAATACGAGATCTGCGACATGGTGAAAGGCGATTGCCTGTTCGCCGCCACGGGAGTGACGTCGGGCTCGCTGCTGTCCGGCGTCCGGTTTCGCAAGGGCGTGATCGAGACCGATACGGTGGTGATGCGCTCGGTGTCCGGAACCGTGCGCCGCATCAAGGCCGCGCATCGGCAACTGGACAAGTTCGACCTGGATTGA
- a CDS encoding MAPEG family protein, translating to MTRELFWLTCTVILTGLLWVPYVLNRCQVRGLRGAMANPSRNDKPHAEWANRLMFAHDNAIENLVIFAPLVLILNAIDYSSKWTVLACAVYFWARLAHLIVYTMGLPVFRTLAFTVGFLAQAVLALAIFKVF from the coding sequence ATGACTCGTGAATTGTTCTGGCTGACATGCACGGTTATCCTGACCGGGTTGCTGTGGGTTCCCTACGTGCTCAACCGCTGCCAGGTCCGCGGCCTCCGTGGCGCGATGGCAAATCCTTCGCGCAACGACAAGCCCCATGCCGAATGGGCCAACCGCCTGATGTTCGCACACGACAACGCGATCGAAAATCTCGTGATCTTCGCGCCGCTGGTGCTGATCCTCAACGCGATCGACTATTCCAGCAAATGGACGGTGCTCGCCTGCGCGGTCTATTTCTGGGCGCGCCTCGCGCATCTCATCGTCTATACCATGGGCCTGCCGGTATTCCGCACGCTCGCCTTCACCGTCGGCTTCCTCGCGCAGGCCGTGCTGGCGCTGGCAATCTTCAAGGTGTTTTGA
- a CDS encoding homoserine dehydrogenase — MVAPLKVGIAGLGTVGSAVVRLIEQQGRALSARCGRGVRVVAVAARSKTRKRDLDLRGIAWAKDALALANDPDIDCFVELMGGSDDPARSAIEAALKSGKPVVTANKALIAKHGLRLAALAEQHGGALNYEAAVGAAIPVIKTLREGLTGTTINRVYGILNGTCNYILTRMEREGLSFAECLKEAQRLGYAEADPSFDIDGHDTAQKLSILASLAFGTRVAQSSVYVEGISSIAPEDLRAAEELGYRVKLLGVAVRTAKGIEQRVHPTMVPKASSIAQVMGVTNAVTIDGEGIPPITLVGPGAGGAATASAVVADIADVACGIRALPFGRPAEQLLATTKAPMERHEGGYYIRLMARDFAGTAATIATRLAEQKISIESIVQRHPNGKLDMTESSKPAAPVPVILITYATSEDAVHRALQAVRADKVITGRPQVIRIEKN, encoded by the coding sequence ATGGTCGCACCCCTGAAAGTGGGCATCGCGGGGCTCGGCACTGTGGGGTCCGCGGTCGTCCGTCTCATCGAGCAGCAGGGCCGGGCGCTGTCGGCGCGCTGCGGTCGCGGCGTTCGCGTGGTCGCCGTCGCCGCGCGCTCGAAGACCCGGAAGCGCGACCTCGACCTGCGCGGCATTGCGTGGGCCAAGGATGCGCTGGCGCTGGCGAACGATCCCGACATCGACTGTTTCGTCGAACTGATGGGCGGTTCGGACGACCCGGCGCGATCGGCTATCGAGGCGGCCCTGAAATCCGGCAAGCCGGTGGTGACGGCCAACAAGGCGCTGATCGCCAAGCACGGCCTGCGGCTCGCCGCTCTCGCCGAACAACACGGCGGCGCGTTGAACTACGAGGCAGCGGTCGGCGCCGCCATTCCCGTCATCAAGACGCTGCGGGAAGGATTGACGGGCACTACGATCAATCGCGTCTACGGCATCCTCAACGGGACCTGCAACTACATCCTGACGCGGATGGAGCGGGAGGGACTGTCGTTCGCCGAATGCCTGAAGGAGGCCCAGCGTCTCGGCTATGCCGAAGCCGATCCGTCGTTCGACATCGACGGTCACGACACCGCGCAGAAGCTGTCGATCCTGGCGAGCCTCGCCTTCGGCACGCGCGTCGCGCAGAGCTCCGTTTATGTCGAAGGCATTTCGTCGATCGCGCCGGAGGATCTTCGCGCGGCGGAAGAACTCGGCTACCGCGTCAAGCTGCTCGGGGTTGCGGTACGAACCGCCAAGGGCATCGAGCAGCGGGTGCATCCGACCATGGTGCCGAAGGCCTCATCCATCGCGCAGGTCATGGGCGTCACCAATGCGGTGACCATCGACGGCGAGGGCATCCCGCCGATCACGCTTGTCGGCCCCGGCGCCGGCGGCGCAGCGACGGCGTCCGCCGTGGTCGCCGATATCGCCGATGTCGCGTGCGGCATCCGCGCTTTGCCGTTCGGACGGCCCGCGGAGCAATTGCTCGCGACGACGAAGGCGCCGATGGAGCGCCACGAGGGCGGCTATTACATCCGGCTGATGGCGCGCGACTTCGCCGGCACTGCCGCGACCATCGCCACCCGGCTGGCGGAGCAGAAGATCTCGATCGAATCGATCGTCCAGCGCCATCCTAACGGCAAGCTGGATATGACGGAGTCCAGCAAGCCGGCCGCGCCGGTTCCGGTGATTTTGATAACGTATGCGACCAGCGAGGACGCGGTGCATCGCGCGCTCCAGGCGGTGCGGGCGGACAAGGTCATCACCGGCCGCCCGCAGGTCATACGCATCGAGAAGAACTGA
- a CDS encoding PHA/PHB synthase family protein — protein sequence MSELPVGTKRAARFDPDTFAMNLANAMESGGRALAAYLKARENDEARDNPPNEFAELIKTVSTVAEYWLSDQTRAVELQTKLGKAYLDLWGYAARRLSGEEIEPAIEPAPRDKRFTDPEWRSNQFFDFVMQAYLLTTKWANELVRDADGLDPHTRKKAEFYVAQLTNAMAPSNFVMTNPEVLRETFAQNADNLARGMKMLAEDIEAGNGVLRIRQSDSGNLVVGVNMATTPGKVIYQNELMQLIQYSPATGTVLRTPLLIVPPWINKFYILDLRPEKSYIKWCVDQGITVFVISWVNPDGRLGEKTFEDYMKEGPLAAIDAIEKATGETKVHTAGYCVGGTLLATTLAWLADKRRARVTSATFFAAQVDFTHAGDLLVFVDEDQISALERDMQQSGVLEGSKMAMAFNMLRSNDLIWSYVVSNYLKGKTPPAFDLLHWNSDATRMPAANHSYYLRNCYLENRLSTGSMVLDNTLLDLSKVKVPIYNLATRDDHIAPAESVLYGSRFFGGPVRYVLSGSGHIAGVINPPPLGKYQYWTNDAIGDTTLAEWMKGAQEHKGSWWPDWHAWLRNIDAEEVAAREVGSVALPPIEDAPGSYVRVRA from the coding sequence ATGAGTGAGTTACCCGTCGGGACCAAGCGCGCGGCCCGGTTCGATCCCGATACCTTCGCGATGAATCTCGCGAACGCGATGGAGAGCGGCGGCAGGGCGCTGGCCGCCTACCTCAAAGCGCGTGAGAACGACGAGGCGCGCGACAACCCGCCGAACGAGTTCGCCGAGTTGATCAAGACCGTCAGCACGGTCGCCGAATACTGGCTGTCGGACCAGACCCGCGCAGTCGAATTGCAAACGAAGCTCGGCAAGGCCTACCTCGACCTCTGGGGCTACGCCGCGCGTCGCCTCTCCGGCGAGGAGATCGAGCCCGCCATTGAACCGGCCCCCCGCGACAAACGTTTCACCGATCCGGAATGGCGGTCGAACCAGTTCTTCGATTTTGTGATGCAGGCGTATCTGCTGACGACCAAATGGGCGAACGAGCTGGTGCGCGACGCCGACGGCCTCGATCCGCACACCCGCAAGAAGGCCGAGTTCTATGTCGCGCAACTCACCAACGCGATGGCGCCGTCGAATTTCGTGATGACCAATCCGGAGGTGCTGCGCGAAACCTTCGCCCAGAACGCCGACAATCTCGCGCGCGGCATGAAGATGCTGGCGGAGGACATCGAGGCCGGCAACGGCGTGCTGCGCATCCGCCAGTCCGACTCCGGCAATCTCGTGGTCGGCGTCAACATGGCGACGACGCCCGGCAAGGTGATCTACCAGAACGAGCTGATGCAACTGATCCAGTATTCGCCGGCCACCGGGACGGTGCTGCGGACGCCGCTGCTGATCGTGCCGCCGTGGATCAACAAGTTCTACATCCTCGATCTCAGGCCGGAGAAATCCTACATCAAGTGGTGCGTCGATCAGGGCATCACGGTGTTTGTGATCTCCTGGGTCAATCCCGACGGGCGGCTCGGGGAAAAAACCTTCGAGGACTACATGAAGGAAGGTCCGCTGGCCGCGATCGACGCGATCGAGAAGGCGACCGGCGAGACCAAGGTGCATACCGCCGGCTATTGCGTCGGCGGCACCCTGCTCGCGACCACGCTGGCATGGCTTGCTGACAAGCGGCGGGCGCGCGTGACATCGGCGACGTTCTTCGCCGCGCAGGTCGATTTCACCCACGCCGGCGATCTGCTGGTCTTCGTGGACGAGGACCAGATTTCCGCGCTCGAACGCGACATGCAGCAGTCCGGCGTGCTGGAAGGCAGCAAGATGGCGATGGCCTTCAACATGCTGCGCTCCAACGACCTGATATGGTCCTATGTCGTCAGCAACTATCTCAAGGGCAAGACGCCGCCCGCCTTCGATCTTTTGCACTGGAATTCGGATGCGACGCGGATGCCCGCGGCCAACCATTCCTATTACCTGCGCAACTGCTACCTCGAGAACCGCCTCTCCACCGGCTCGATGGTACTCGACAACACCCTGCTCGACCTCTCGAAGGTCAAGGTGCCGATCTACAATCTCGCCACCCGCGATGATCACATCGCGCCGGCGGAATCGGTGCTGTACGGCTCGCGGTTCTTCGGTGGCCCGGTACGCTACGTGCTGTCCGGATCCGGGCACATCGCCGGCGTGATCAATCCGCCGCCACTCGGCAAATACCAGTACTGGACCAACGACGCCATCGGCGACACCACGCTTGCCGAGTGGATGAAGGGCGCGCAGGAACATAAGGGTTCGTGGTGGCCGGACTGGCACGCATGGCTGCGAAACATCGACGCCGAGGAAGTCGCTGCCCGCGAGGTCGGCAGCGTCGCGCTGCCGCCGATCGAGGACGCGCCGGGCAGCTATGTCCGCGTGCGCGCCTGA
- a CDS encoding DedA family protein — translation MEDVARGLVDFVRDHQIWAAPVVLVLAFGESLAFISLLIPAWGALVAIGAMMGPGQINFWPVWVAGGLGAALGDWLSYWIGFTFKDRVASIWPLSRHPGLLPRGVAFVEKWGIPSIYIGRFFGPLRATVPLAAGIFEMPYWRFQLANWISALIWSAVLLMFGDVISRVVEWVWRTV, via the coding sequence ATGGAAGACGTCGCACGCGGCCTGGTCGACTTCGTGCGCGATCACCAGATTTGGGCCGCCCCTGTCGTACTGGTGCTTGCCTTCGGCGAGTCGCTCGCCTTCATCTCGCTGCTGATCCCGGCCTGGGGCGCGCTGGTTGCGATCGGCGCGATGATGGGCCCGGGGCAGATCAATTTCTGGCCGGTGTGGGTGGCTGGAGGGCTCGGCGCGGCGCTCGGCGACTGGCTGTCCTACTGGATTGGCTTCACCTTCAAGGACCGGGTCGCTTCGATCTGGCCGCTGTCGCGGCATCCCGGCCTTTTGCCTCGCGGCGTGGCTTTTGTGGAGAAATGGGGCATCCCCTCCATATATATCGGGCGGTTTTTCGGACCGCTGCGCGCCACGGTGCCGCTCGCCGCAGGAATTTTTGAGATGCCGTACTGGCGTTTCCAGCTCGCCAACTGGATTTCGGCGCTGATCTGGTCGGCCGTGTTGCTGATGTTCGGCGATGTGATCTCGCGGGTCGTCGAATGGGTGTGGCGTACGGTTTGA
- the parE gene encoding DNA topoisomerase IV subunit B, with translation MSKPLKQKTKPSKDLFDASEAKGRPTARDSSRASGAEADYTAADIEVLEGLEPVRRRPGMYIGGTDEKALHHLFAEVIDNAMDEALAGHATFIVVELAADGFLTVTDNGRGIPVDPHPKFPKKSALEVIMCTLHSGGKFDSKVYETSGGLHGVGVSVVNALSSRLEVEVARSQNLYKMTFERGHPRGSLDDLGRISNRRGTTIRFKPDTDIFGPKAAFKPQRLFKMTRSKAYLFGGVEIRWRCAPDLLKGLDDIPAEATFHFPGGLKDYLAAAIHKDTLVHPDIFSGKSGRNGAHGACEWAVAWTADADGFLSSYCNTVPTPDGGTHESGLRSALLRGLKDHAERVGQGKHAASVTSEDLMVGAAAMLSVFVREPEFQGQTKDRLATSEASRIVEQAIKDPFDHWLSGNPVQANKLLDFVIERADERLRRRAEKETSRKSAVKKLRLPGKLADCTNTATDGSELFIVEGDSAGGSAKQARDRKTQAVLPLRGKILNVASATRDKVTANAQLSDLIQALGCGTGTNYREEDLRYSRVIIMTDADVDGAHIASLLITFFYRQMRPLIDEGHLYLAVPPLYRLTHGSKTVYARDDAHKDALLKSEFNANAKVDVGRFKGLGEMMPAQLKETTMDPARRTMLRVVLLAEDRDGTADSVERLMGTKAEARFAFISEKAEFASEDLLDV, from the coding sequence ATGTCCAAACCACTGAAACAAAAAACAAAACCGTCTAAGGATCTGTTCGACGCCTCGGAGGCCAAGGGCCGTCCCACTGCCCGCGACTCGAGCCGCGCATCGGGAGCCGAGGCCGACTACACCGCCGCTGACATCGAGGTGCTGGAGGGGCTTGAGCCGGTCCGCCGCCGCCCCGGCATGTACATCGGCGGCACCGACGAGAAGGCGCTGCACCACCTGTTCGCCGAGGTGATCGACAACGCCATGGACGAGGCGCTGGCGGGGCACGCGACCTTCATCGTGGTCGAACTGGCCGCCGACGGCTTCCTCACCGTCACCGACAACGGGCGCGGTATCCCGGTCGATCCGCACCCGAAATTCCCGAAGAAGTCGGCGCTCGAAGTCATCATGTGCACGCTGCATTCGGGCGGCAAGTTCGACTCCAAGGTCTACGAGACCTCGGGCGGGCTGCACGGCGTCGGCGTCTCCGTGGTCAACGCCCTCTCCTCTCGCCTCGAAGTTGAAGTGGCGCGCAGCCAGAATCTCTACAAGATGACCTTCGAACGCGGTCACCCCAGGGGCAGCCTCGACGACCTCGGCAGGATCAGTAACCGCCGCGGCACCACCATCCGCTTCAAGCCGGACACCGACATCTTTGGGCCCAAGGCCGCGTTCAAGCCGCAGCGCCTGTTCAAGATGACGCGCTCGAAAGCGTATCTGTTCGGCGGCGTCGAAATCCGCTGGCGTTGCGCGCCTGACCTGCTCAAGGGCCTCGACGACATTCCGGCGGAAGCGACCTTCCACTTCCCCGGCGGCCTGAAAGACTATCTCGCCGCAGCGATCCACAAGGACACGCTCGTGCATCCGGACATCTTCTCCGGCAAGTCCGGCCGCAACGGCGCGCACGGCGCCTGCGAATGGGCGGTGGCGTGGACGGCGGACGCCGACGGATTCCTGTCGTCCTACTGCAACACGGTGCCGACGCCCGATGGCGGCACCCACGAGTCGGGTCTGCGCAGCGCGCTGCTGCGCGGGCTGAAGGATCACGCCGAACGCGTCGGCCAGGGCAAGCACGCCGCCTCCGTCACGTCCGAGGACCTGATGGTCGGGGCCGCCGCGATGCTCTCGGTGTTCGTGCGAGAGCCCGAATTCCAGGGCCAGACCAAGGACCGCCTCGCCACCTCTGAGGCCTCGCGGATCGTCGAGCAGGCGATCAAGGACCCGTTCGACCACTGGCTGTCCGGCAATCCGGTGCAGGCCAACAAGCTGCTCGATTTCGTGATCGAGCGCGCCGACGAGCGGCTGCGCCGCCGCGCCGAGAAGGAAACCTCACGCAAGAGCGCGGTGAAGAAGCTGCGCCTGCCCGGCAAGCTCGCCGATTGCACCAACACCGCGACAGACGGTTCCGAACTGTTCATCGTCGAGGGCGACTCGGCCGGCGGCAGCGCAAAGCAGGCGCGCGACCGCAAGACGCAAGCCGTGCTGCCGTTGCGCGGCAAAATCCTCAACGTGGCATCGGCGACCAGGGACAAGGTGACCGCCAACGCCCAGCTCTCCGACCTGATCCAGGCGCTCGGCTGCGGCACCGGCACCAACTATCGCGAGGAGGATCTGCGCTATTCGCGCGTCATCATCATGACCGACGCCGACGTCGACGGCGCCCACATCGCCTCGCTGCTGATTACGTTCTTCTACCGGCAGATGCGGCCTCTGATCGACGAGGGGCATCTCTATCTCGCGGTGCCTCCGCTCTATCGCCTCACCCACGGCAGCAAGACGGTCTACGCCCGCGACGACGCCCACAAGGACGCGCTGCTCAAGAGCGAGTTCAACGCCAACGCCAAGGTCGATGTCGGCCGGTTCAAGGGCCTCGGCGAGATGATGCCGGCGCAGCTCAAGGAAACCACCATGGACCCGGCGAGGCGCACCATGCTGCGCGTGGTGCTGCTGGCGGAGGATCGCGACGGCACCGCGGATTCGGTCGAGCGTCTGATGGGCACCAAGGCGGAGGCGCGCTTCGCCTTCATCTCCGAAAAGGCCGAATTCGCCAGCGAGGACTTGCTGGACGTGTAA